A genomic stretch from Psilocybe cubensis strain MGC-MH-2018 chromosome 1, whole genome shotgun sequence includes:
- a CDS encoding Peptidyl-prolyl cis-trans isomerase-like 2, producing the protein MGHGNSDKLYITHAEHAGLHGSHSSSTGYKAKAEAPHPGARTPFDCCALSFQPFTHPVCARNTDGTGIVFDLVNIIPWLKQHNNTNPITKEPLAPTDLITLHYSRKEATGEIHDPISFKPFSEHSHIVAIATTGNVFLAESIKGGRDLVEDVPFKKGDVITLQNPHGMPTASAPNVVVPEKVKKEQTPNSDPVPVVKALKAKEPVPWNISPYSSGLAGASLTSTSVDISQGSSSKLLWDEEEMMFEDISKPLKGKGKEKDVGKRRAYVRVVTSLGGASLNLELYCEKAPKTCYNFLMLSRAGKYNNCLFHRLVPGFMIQTGDPTGTGAGGESYWGTPFRDELDMKGAAKHDGRGTLAMANKGANTNGSQFYLTFKSAPHLDKKHTVFGKLVGGEDVLDALENLPVKPGTDRPAKSVRITEVIIYQDPFEEYKTRLAKKLAKRAESTKPGITSPSDTKEDVNWFGTKIGSDGNTLDFGGNSGAGSGVGKYLNLKRPPSAVITSRDEDSKKKRKIGFGDFEGW; encoded by the exons ATGGGCCACGGAAATTCAGACAAACTATATATCACCCACGCTGAACACGCTGGTCTCCATGGTTCTCATTCCTCATCTACAGGATACAAAGC TAAGGCCGAAGCTCCTCATCCCGGTGCCAGAACGCCATTTGACTGTTGTGCCCTGTCCTTTCAACCGTTCACGCACCCAGTTTGCGCAAGGAATACCGACGGCACTGGTATTGTATTCGACTTGGTCAATATCATACCCTGGCTGAA ACAACACAACAATACTAATCCAATTACCAAGGAGCCCTTAGCACCTACAGATTTGATTACCCTTCACTATTCTCGAAAGGAGGCCACAGGAGAAATTCATGATCCAATATCGTTCAAGCCATTTAGTGAACACTCACACATTGTCGCAATCGCAACTACTGGGAACGTATTTCTTGCGGAGAGTATCAAAGGAGGAAGGGATCTAGTAGAAGATGTGCCTTTCAAAAA GGGAGACGTCATTACTCTCCAAAATCCTCATGGCATGCCAACTGCATCGGCACCGAATGTTGTGGTACCTGAAAAGGTCAAGAAAGAACAAACCCCAAATAGCGACCCAGTTCCAGTCGTAAAGGCATTGAAGGCAAAGGAGCCTGTTCCTT GGAATATATCTCCTTATTCGAGCGGCTTGGCTGGCGCATCTTTGACGTCAACGTCAGTAGATATATCGCAAGGTTCTAGTTCAAAACTTCTCTGGGACGAA GAAGAAATGATGTTTGAAGATATTTCCAAACCTCTtaaagggaaggggaaagaaaaggatgtTGGTAAACGGCGTGCATATGTGCGTGTCGTCACCAGTTTGGGGGGCGCCAGCTTGAATTTGGAATTATACTGCGAAAAG GCGCCCAAAACATGCTACAATTTTTTGATGCTCTCGAGAGCTGGAAAATACAACAACTGCCTATTTCACCGGCTTGTCCCTGGTTTTATG ATACAAACAGGAGATCCAACTGGAactggagctggaggagaGTCATACTGGGGCACTCCCTTCAGAGATGAATTGGATATGAAAGGTGCCGCGAAGCATGATGGTCGTGGGACCTTGGCTATGGCTAACAAAGGTGCAAATACTAATGG ATCACAGTTTTACTTAACTTTTAAGTCTGCCCCTCATCTGGATAAAAAGCATACCGTTTTTGGTAAACTCGTAGGCGGAGAAGATGTGTTGGATGCCCTTGAGAATCTTCCAGTAAAACCTGGCACGGATCGGCCTGCGAAATCTGTCCGCATCACCGAAGTCATCAT ATACCAAGATCCCTTCGAAGAATATAAAACGCGTCTAGCAAAGAAATTGGCAAAGAGAGCCGAAAGCACAAAACCTGGAATTACTTCGCCATCAGACACAAAGGAAGATGTTAATTGGTTTGGGACCAAAATAGGTTCAGATGGAAACACTCTTGACTTTGGAGGGAATTCAGGAGCTGGATCAGGAGTTGGCAAGTATCTCAATCTGAAAAGACCTCCATCTGCAGTGATCACTTCTCGCGATGAAGATTCGAAAAAGAAGCGGAAAATAGGTTTCGGAGATTTTGAGGGTTGGTGA
- a CDS encoding Pentatricopeptide repeat-containing protein, chloroplastic (Pentatricopeptide repeat-containing protein At5g48730, chloroplastic) — MARAHARPKVSDSAKNTRNILITQIQKSVESGDLLSALGYWRSLEEHKASVQPDDEGYGLPESTEQKLASLFKSQVQKAHAAPSWDPVIAQDFALRAAIHGSAEALYGLMLVQLQMKRPQETLGLYRQFMASVDSPEIVDDVDDNGLAGLVREGNESNFDHFRVSVLLAAITAHAMTDSFRAAFDTYMSSKLRVSSFRKNLFFQEVNIPSEVVKKAQKYANRLEILALLSKPSALSKHIMNLAHPRTAPVLIRLYQTILDGIHDESDPYLAADRVGLSETRLAAMTEVGWTSFQTGFIRCERKDLAAQLWSDLANLGIQPGVTMWTGLLDVYADLRDSTQSMLTWNMMLRQKIEPDELSYRAMIAVLFDDNKLDEAIQRFQEFRKRFKIHNAPQLTVYNTVLRGLLRSKRILEANQLLSTMLKNGPAPDVVSFNTFLGFYSREKDFSGLATTVNRMSDAKITGDVVTFSTIMTALLQVGERNAPNIILGIMQKQGVQPNVATYTAIIDHLMREQSNENLEASLKLLDKMEQDPVTKPNEVTYTTILTGLYRGRWTDRQRAEEVRGDIVSRMRRFKVAFRLPTYHTLIQAALDSPYPDGYKDALALIQEMEDQGIPRVNNTWYILFKGLERLEQWEAVNEMVRKMWRSQHKPTESLQKVIDRIVRKTS; from the coding sequence ATGGCGCGTGCTCATGCTAGGCCAAAGGTGTCGGATTCAGCAAAGAACACCCGAAATATTCTAATCACTCAGATACAAAAGTCTGTAGAGAGTGGAGATCTTCTTTCAGCTCTAGGATATTGGCGGAGTCTCGAGGAGCATAAGGCGTCCGTGCAGCCCGATGACGAGGGATATGGTTTACCTGAGTCGACTGAACAGAAGTTGGCTTCTCTTTTCAAAAGTCAGGTTCAAAAAGCGCACGCGGCTCCGTCATGGGATCCAGTAATTGCTCAAGACTTCGCACTGCGAGCTGCAATTCATGGCTCAGCGGAAGCATTGTATGGTTTAATGCTGGTCCAGCTCCAAATGAAAAGACCGCAGGAGACACTGGGTCTCTACAGACAATTTATGGCGTCTGTAGATTCCCCAGAAATAGTAGACGACGTGGACGACAACGGGCTTGCAGGGTTGGTTCGTGAAGGCAATGAATCTAATTTCGACCACTTTCGTGTCTCGGTATTACTTGCTGCGATAACTGCGCACGCCATGACCGACTCGTTCCGTGCTGCGTTTGATACGTACATGTCGTCAAAACTTCGCGTGTCTTCCTTTCGCAAGAATTTATTCTTTCAAGAAGTCAATATCCCGTCCGAAGTAGTTAAAAAGGCTCAGAAATATGCCAACAGATTGGAAATCCTTGCGTTGTTATCAAAACCATCTGCATTATCAAAACATATCATGAATCTAGCGCATCCAAGGACAGCACCTGTATTAATTCGCTTGTATCAAACCATCTTGGACGGAATTCACGACGAATCGGACCCATACCTTGCCGCGGATCGCGTCGGTCTATCTGAAACAAGATTGGCTGCAATGACAGAAGTCGGTTGGACATCCTTTCAGACGGGATTTATTAGGTGTGAACGGAAGGATTTAGCTGCTCAGCTCTGGAGTGATCTTGCAAATTTGGGAATCCAGCCGGGCGTAACGATGTGGACAGGCTTGTTGGATGTCTATGCAGATCTTCGTGACTCAACACAATCTATGCTTACCTGGAACATGATGCTGCGCCAAAAAATTGAACCAGATGAGTTGTCGTACAGGGCGATGATAGCTGTTCTGTTCGACGACAACAAACTAGATGAAGCTATTCAACGATTTCAAGAATTCAGAAAACGTTTTAAAATTCATAATGCTCCTCAACTAACTGTTTACAACACTGTGCTACGAGGATTACTTCGTTCGAAACGGATACTCGAAGCTAATCAACTGCTATCGACAATGCTAAAAAACGGACCTGCACCTGATGTCGTTTCGTTCAACACTTTCCTTGGATTCTACAGTCGCGAAAAAGATTTCTCAGGTCTCGCCACGACAGTGAACCGGATGTCAGACGCGAAGATTACTGGCGATGTAGTGACCTTTTCAACTATCATGACTGCCTTATTGCAAGTAGGAGAGAGAAATGCGCCGAATATCATTTTAGGAATTATGCAGAAGCAGGGTGTACAGCCAAACGTCGCTACTTATACCGCCATCATCGATCATCTAATGCGGGAACAGTCGAATGAGAATTTGGAGGCGTCATTGAAGCTACTTGACAAAATGGAGCAGGATCCTGTTACCAAACCAAATGAGGTGACATATACCACAATCCTTACTGGTCTATACCGAGGACGCTGGACTGACCGGCAGAGGGCAGAGGAAGTCAGAGGGGACATAGTGTCGCGGATGAGACGGTTCAAAGTCGCGTTCCGTTTACCGACATATCACACACTTATTCAAGCCGCATTGGATTCACCATACCCGGATGGATATAAGGACGCGCTCGCCCTTATTCAGGAGATGGAGGATCAAGGGATTCCCCGAGTCAATAATACGTGGTATATATTATTCAAAGGGCTGGAACGGTTGGAACAGTGGGAAGCTGTAAACGAGATGGTGCGGAAGATGTGGAGGAGTCAGCATAAGCCAACAGAGAGTCTACAGAAGGTTATTGATCGTATCGTCAGAAAAACATCGTAG
- a CDS encoding Mitochondrial import protein 2, whose amino-acid sequence MPSSVASLDDTSSISSYDSDEEYRLAQQEWEESLEQLQQLVAVVILPFFGKWLGRRWSHIAYARYLRVGLSKAFFFGEATPKSQC is encoded by the exons ATGCCATCATCCGTCGCCTCCTTAGACGACACATCATCAATCTCCTCCTACGATTCGGACGAGGAGTACCGTCTCGCACAACAGGAATGGGAAGAAAGCCTTGAACAACTTCAGCAGCTCGTCGCTGTTGTTATTTTGCCGTTCTTCGGCAAGTGGTTAGGTCGGCGTTGGAGCCACATTG CCTATGCACGATATCTGCGCGTTGGTCTGAGCAAGGCCTTTTTCTTTGGCGAAGCAACACCAAAGTCTCAGTGCTGA
- a CDS encoding Sugar transporter STL1: protein MTDHPTHRRRRLVGQSLLYSISVFASLGVFLFGYDQGVMSGIITGPYFRKYFNYPGPIETGTVVAVLEIGAFITSVAAGRVGDTIGRKGTLFIGAVVFTIGGAIQTFTIGFWSMLLGRIVSGFGVGLLSTIVPIYQSEISPPNHRGALACMEFTGNIIGYSSSVWTDYFCSFIDSDMSWRIPLFMQCVIGSILAAGSLLIPESPRRWLIDVGRESDGMRVLADLHDGDLHNPIAVAEYEEIKDKVREDRESGEARTYGVMWRKYKRRVLLAMSSQAFAQLVTVLLRRTCVLRNLVEAGWIGRQALLMTGINSLIYVLSTIPTWYLVDHWGRRAILLSGAVIMAAALVATGWWMYIDVPQTPNAVHLDTDHAAQCTGKGGLIIDGDELGI from the exons ATGACAGACCACCCGACACACAGGCGGAGGAGGCTGGTTGGCCAGTCGCTTCTGTATAGCATTTCTGTCTTTGCCAGCCTTGGTGTATTTCTG TTCGGATATGATCAAGG TGTTATGAGTGGTATAATCACAGGTCCATACTTTCGGAAGTATTTCAACTATCCTGGACCTATAGAGACAGGGACTGTCGTTGCTGTTCTAGAAATTGGCGCTTTTA TCACCTCCGTCGCTGCTGGCCGGGTGGGGGATACCATTGGCCGGAAAGGAACACTCTTCATCGGCGCCGTAGTATTTACAATCGGAGGTGCTATCCAAACTTTTACTATTGGCTTCTGGAGCATGCTGTTAGGGCGAATAGTGAGCGGTTTTGGTGTTGGTCTTCTCTC GACCATTGTTCCAATTTATCAAAGTGAAATCTCCCCTCCTAATCATCGTGGGGCTCTAGCTTGTATGGAATTTACCGGAAACATTATTGGCTACTCGTCTTCCGTC TGGACGGATTATTTTTGCTCCTTCATAGATAGTGATATGTCCTGGAGAATCCCTCTTTTCATGCAATGTGTTATCGGTTCAATATTAGCAGCAGGATCTTTGCTCATACCTGAGAGTCCGCG CAGGTGGCTCATTGACGTCGGTCGGGAGTCAGACGGCATGAGGGTTCTTGCAGACCTTCACGACGGGGATTTACACAACCCTATCGCTGTTGCCGAGTATGAAGAAATCAAGGATAAAGTCCGCGAGGAC CGCGAATCTGGTGAAGCGAGGACATACGGTGTAATGTGGCGAAAGTATAAACGACGAGTTTTATTGGCAATGTCGTCTCAGGCTTTTGCCCAACTTGTGA CGGTTCTGTTACGTCGCACCTGTGTGCTAAGAAACCTTGTAGAGGCTGGATGGATAGGTCGCCAGGCCCTTTTAATGACAGGCATAAACTCTTTAATCTACGTCTTAAGCACCATTCCAAC GTGGTATCTTGTGGATCATTGGGGGCGCCGTGCCATTCTTCTCTCCGGCGCAGTCATT ATGGCAGCAGCTCTAGTTGCGACAGGATGGTGGATGTACATCGATGTGCCACAGACGCCTAATGCTGTG CATTTGGATACAG ATCATGCCGCTCAATGTACGGGCAAAGGGGGTCTCATTATCGACGGCGACGAATTGGGCATTTAA
- a CDS encoding putative ATP-dependent RNA helicase DDX28 → MSGMYEKYAEAMAKRKPVEGTNGERVALSFPALGLDDRFVKALQRAFPEVEKPTAVQEKVIPEILGGKDILLKDLTGSGKQDKFVEQDRSFGLVLGLLNKPRMIIHDEKGGRKRVITTLFIVPHRDLALQLLRWIERVTDALRPSPPLRSIAQVLVRVGGGTRGLEELKETAPHILICTPQALMDVYEREREALRLETVRTVVVDEVDCLIESDPRKVQKHAGATRTILDVIYAKRLRAATQHEEEDEDEDGEIDGAPDDLPQLIMTSATLTVRFRDYLLRECHWLNRGNLVKVRGDGEGDEAGRVLHSLLVVRPDGTVVNAEGAREPPPRAARETLAVEDERQDPDDHESKSDSCPDRRVEYARTQSPFNPHAVEAIATAFALDVPQIALVVVGSSAPVQRMVYELRQLGVNAEALDLLVERRGRAYLAQAGSGVEGVARNPRLLVATAATVRGLDMPQLSHVFLLGVPEGRAVEGYRHIAGRVGRFGRGGRVVSVVAEGEDGRMSRSSSSSSSSQSLSFSLSTGDVTLTIPTTRPGQQPSVFTTVLPGVFNVTYTITPTTTSTPTPTTSPTTSSSPSPTPDPFDTRVDPAFAVLGVILILTGLPSAFWGHKNRWTSFFLIGFYTLSLVCIVLILKFGVIPAINPPTQTLRGMFVLASSIAGIAGGAVAIFFWKGARYGIGAWGGFALGLWIQCFHNGGVIKSVGFRWILYIGCAVAGFALSTIPKIHYHVLLISTAFVGATSFMLGVDCFTTAGLKEFYVWNLGFPALFPKFTENHIQFPVSQTMQIELGLIGAVSLMGIAVQLRILKVLQKKMQEIAEETQKRDEEAELRAADRLATVDQERDAWEKDHPTLTKHGRQDSTMSSLPLMKEREDSASPIPDPRSSYLLDEPRPRHASGLSDFKVAPTPEDDLRRAARNSNQPVGSMLPNLDLGTRIQEDVPSSFIADDVMARPVQVSASELEDFKRKQELLAEIQTIRRSIDILKSETPIPSSSEASRRPSFASKRTLSLDATNVLQQQPSSHARPPREAAPPRARVHSMELSSLVNSPNDPITRPTSVPLKDSDWDSYIQERKLLQPPAGITPPIVTNRVPMAPAVQEALQRRKRRESALGVAAPSTDSSEDVPLARVIQQKPSNQLGPVTILPPRRASANIISPVPQLAANTRTRTFEELTERHREKLRDMQAPLTQAEREHAELEAARQRWDRSKALEKEAVTRRQAEKVAALEKRKKMEGGGGEHSRRSSGEAGRRHSRSLSADKLGNQGGTSSRRLSAMKVEDWQRYQQDAEMGVKTERGGVPFPQETRRKSRDA, encoded by the exons ATGAGTGGGATGTACGAGAAGTATGCAGAGGCAATGGCAAAACGTAAACCTGTGGAAGGGACGAATGGGGAGCGGGTGGCGCTGTCGTTTCCTGCGCTGGGACTGGACGACAGGTTTGTGAAAGCACTGCAGAGGGCGTTCCCAGAAGTGGAAAAACCGACTGCTGTACAAGAGAAGGTTATCCCAGAGATACTGGGTGGGAAGGATATCCTGCTGAAGGATTTGACGGGGTCTGGAAA ACAAGACAAATTTGTTGAACAGGACAGGTCGTTTGGACTAGTGCTCGGACTACTGAATAAACCTCGTATGATTATACACGACGAGAAGGGGGGCAGAAAGAGAGTTATTACGACACTGTTCATTGTGCCGCATCGAGATCTTGCTCTGCAGCTGCTACGGTGGATCGAACGGGTAACGGATGCGTTGCGGCCGTCGCCGCCGCTTCGGTCGATTGCACAAGTGCTGGTGCGGGTCGGAGGGGGAACGCGTGGGCTAGAAGAGCTGAAGGAGACTGCGCCACACATCCTGATCTGCACGCCACAGGCGCTAATGGATGTATATGAGCGTGAGCGGGAAGCGCTACGACTGGAGACTGTGAggacggtggtggtggacgAGGTGGACTGCCTGATTGAGAGTGATCCGCGGAAGGTGCAGAAGCACGCGGGAGCGACACGGACGATTCTGGATGTGATATACGCGAAGCGACTGAGGGCCGCGACGCAgcatgaggaggaggacgaggacgaggatggcGAAATTGACGGCGCGCCGGATGACCTGCCGCAGCTGATCATGACGAGCGCGACGCTTACTGTGCGGTTCCGCGACTACCTGCTCAGAGAATGCCACTGGCTGAACCGGGGGAATCTTGTCAAAGTGCGCGGTGACGGCGAGGGCGACGAGGCGGGGCGGGTGCTGCACTCGCTGCTGGTAGTGCGCCCGGATGGGACGGTGGTGAACGCGGAGGGCGCACGCGAGCCGCCACCAAGAGCCGCACGCGAAACACTCGCCGTCGAAGATGAGCGTCAAGACCCAGATGACCACGAAAGTAAGTCTGACTCCTGCCCTGACCGCCGCGTAGAATACGCCCGCACGCAGTCGCCGTTTAACCCGCACGCAGTCGAGGCGATCGCAACCGCATTTGCGCTGGACGTGCCGCAGATAgcgctggtggtggtggggtcGAGCGCGCCGGTGCAGCGGATGGTGTACGAGCTGCGGCAGCTGGGGGTGAATGCGGAGGCGCTGGATCTGCTCGTAGAACGGCGGGGGCGGGCGTACCTGGCGCAGGCGGGCAGCGGCGTGGAGGGTGTCGCGCGGAATCCGCGGCTCCTGGTGGCGACGGCGGCGACGGTGCGGGGGTTGGACATGCCGCAGCTGAGCCATGTGTTCCTGCTCGGCGTGCCCGAGGGCCGGGCGGTGGAGGGCTACCGGCACATCGCAGGACGGGTCGGGCGGTTCGGGCGGGGGGGTCGGGTGGTGAGCGTGGTGGCAGAGGGGGAGGACGGGCGGATGAGCCGG tcctcctcctcctcctcctcctcacaatctctctctttctccctctccacCGGCGATGTCACCCTCACCATCCCCACCACCCGTCCTGGTCAGCAGCCCTCTGTCTTTACCACCGTCCTCCCCGGCGTATTCAATGTCACCTACACTATAACCCCTACAaccacatccacacccacacccaccacATCTCCCACCACCTCTTCTTCGCCCTCACCTACTCCAGATCCTTTC GATACACGCGTTGATCCCGCTTTTGCCGTTCTTGGTGTCATTCTTATTCTTACTGGCCTCCCTTCCGCTTTCTGGGGCCACAAAAACAGATG GACCTCTTTTTTCCTCATCGGCTTCTATACCCTATCTCTTGTTTGTATAGTTCTTATTCTAAAATTCGGCGTAATTCCTGCCATAAATCCCCCAACTCAAACTCTCAGAGGCATGTTCGTTCTGGCTTCCTCCATCGCTGGCATCGCCGGTGGCGCAGTCGCCATCTTCTTCTGGAAGGGTGCCAGGTATGGTATTGGAGCCTGGGGTGGCTTCGCTCTAGGTCTGTGGATCCAGTGTTTCCATAACGGGGGTGTCATCAAATCGGTCGGTTTCAGGTGGATTCTTTACATTG GATGTGCTGTTGCCGGTTTTGCTCTATCTACCATCCCAAAG ATCCATTACCATGTACTTCTCATCTCCACGGCATTCGTTGGCGCTACTTCCTTCATGCTCGGTGTCGACTGTTTTACTACCGCTGGCTTGAAGGAG TTTTACGTCTGGAACCTAGGCTTTCCTGCCCTCTTTCCAAAGTTTACTGAAAACCATATCCAATTCCCTGTCTCCCAAACTATGCAGATCGAACTCGGCCTCATCGGTGCCGTCTCCTTGATGGGCATAGCCGTTCAACTCCGCATCCTAAAGGTTCTTCAGAAGAAGATGCAGGAAATTGCCGAGGAGACTCAGAAACGAGACGAGGAGGCTGAACTCCGCGCTGCAGATAGGCTCGCAACTGTCGACCAGGAGCGTGACGCTTGGGAAAAGGACCATCCTACCCTTACAAAGCATGGCCGACAGGACAGTACCATGTCCTCTCTTCCGCTGATGAAAGAGCGGGAGGATTCGGCTTCCCCCATTCCAGATCCCCGCTCCTCTTATCTCCTCGATGagccccgcccccgccatGCATCAGGTCTATCCGACTTCAAAGTTGCACCTACTCCGGAAGATGACCTTAGGCGTGCTGCCCGTAACAGCAACCAGCCCGTTGGTTCCATGCTTCCCAACTTGGACCTCGGCACCCGCATTCAGGAAGACGTGCCGTCTAGTTTTATTGCCGACGACGTCATGGCTCGCCCAGTGCAGGTGTCAGCCTCTGAACTGGAGGACTTCAAGCGGAAACAAGAACTTTTGGCAGAGATTCAAACCATACGTCGGTCAATTGATATCTTAAAGTCGGAAACACCCATACCGTCCTCTTCGGAAGCATCCCGACGCCCATCTTTCGCGTCCAAGCGCACCCTTAGTCTTGACGCTACTAATGTCCTCCAGCAGCAACCATCATCGCACGCGAGACCACCGCGCGAGGCTGCCCCTCCTCGAGCCCGCGTGCATTCCATGGAACTTTCTTCTTTAGTAAACTCACCCAATGACCCGATCACTAGACCGACCAGCGTACCCCTCAAAGACTCTGACTGGGATTCGTATATACAGGAACGTAAACTATTACAGCCACCGGCTGGCATCACCCCTCCGATCGTGACCAATAGAGTACCCATGGCCCCAGCAGTGCAAGAAGCACTTCAGCGccggaagaggagggagagtgCTCTCGGTGTCGCCGCACCTAGCACTGATTCATCGGAAGATGTTCCCCTGGCGCGAGTGATACAACAGAAGCCTAGCAATCAGCTGGGACCGGTGACCATCCTGCCGCCTCGGCGAGCATCGGCCAACATCATATCCCCCGTTCCCCAGTTGGCAGCCAACACGCGGACCAGAACGTTTGAAGAATTGACCGAACGCCATCGCGAAAAACTCCGGGACATGCAGGCGCCATTGACCCAAGCCGAGAGGGAGCACGCCGAACTGGAGGCTGCCCGACAACGATGGGACCGGTCAAAAGCGCTTGAAAAGGAAGCGGTCACTCGACGACAGGCAGAAAAAGTGGCTGCAttggaaaagaggaagaaaatggaaggaggaggaggagagcaTTCACGACGATCGTCTGGGGAAGCGGGTCGGCGACACTCGCGATCATTGAGCGCAGACAAGCTGGGGAACCAAGGAGGGACATCGTCTCGACGGCTGTCAGCGATGAAAGTAGAAGACTGGCAGCGGTATCAGCAGGATGCCGAAATGGGCGTCAAAACTGAGCGTGGAGGAGTGCCATTCCCGCAGGAGACGCGGCGGAAAAGCAGAGATGCATAA